The following DNA comes from Salvia splendens isolate huo1 chromosome 17, SspV2, whole genome shotgun sequence.
GAGGCAAAGCTTGAGATTAAGATCACATGTTCGCAAGAGACTGAACCTCTTGGAACAGCCGGTCCCCTTGCATTGGCTAGGGACAAACTGATAGATGAATCCGGAGAGCCGTTTTTCGTTCTGAATAGTGATGTTATCAGTGAGTATCCACTGATAGAGATGATTGAGTTCCATAAATCCCATGGAGGTGAAGCTTCTATTATGGTAACCAAGGTAAGTCTTTTTCAGATATATGTAGTTAAAAATATTTCTCATTGTTGAGTTGGAACATAGACCTGATTATAACCTAAATGATATGCTGATCTAGGTGGATGAGCCTTCAAAATATGGTGTTGTTGTTACAGAGGAATCTACTGGAAAGGTTGAGCGGTTTGTTGAGAAGCCAAAGTTATTCGTAGGCAACAAGATCAATGCTGGCATTTACCTTCTGAACCCTTCAGTGCTTGATCGTATCCAATTACGCCCCACATCAATTGAGAAGGAGATTTTCCCCAAAATTGCTGCTGAGGGAAAGCTGTACGCAATGGTCCTGCTGGGTTTCTGGATGGACATCGGGCAGCCAAAGGATTACATCACAGGTCTAAGACTATACCTGGACTCCCTGAGGAAGAAAGCTTCTCCTAAATTGGCCACTGGAACTAACATAATCGGAAACGTCTTGGTGGATGAAAGCGCAAAAATCGGAGAGGGATGCTTGATTGGCCCTGACGTTGCAATTGGCCCTGGTTGTGTGGTTGAGTCGGGTGTGAGGCTGTCTTGCTGCACGGTCATGCGTGGAGTCCGCATCAAGAAACATGCCTGCATATCATCAAGTATCATTGGCTGGCACTCTACCGTTGGTCAGTGGGCTCGGGTGGAGAACATGACCATTCTCGGAGAAGACGTTCATGTCTGCGACGAAATTTACAGCAATGGAGGAGTTGTTTTGCCTCACAAGGAGATCAAGTCCAGCATTTTGAAACCAGAGATAGTAATGTAAAGGTCTGATGTTAACATCTGTGCTTAGTAATTTAAACTATACTTTTTCTGTCAGTGTGTTGCTCTTGCTCTCTTCAATCTTCTGTTTACTACCTTTCTAATTGTAAAAGTCAGTTGCTGCCTAAAGATGGTCTCTGATGTGAAATGTGTAATCTTTTTTGTCCATAAAAATAATCTGTACTATTTTTGTAGATTATTATCTCTTGAAGTTAAGCAGCTTCTGAATTCTTggatgtgaatttttttatgatGAGAAACTTGGATTTCTTGCTTCATAAATTTCCAATTATCTTGTTCTGAAAATTGCCCCTTGTGAAGTTGTGTTTGGATTTGGTGTATTGTGATAGTAATTCTTTGATGAATTCCCAATGATTTCGCAACACCCATTTTGCAATTCCCTCAAAACCAATCTTGGTGTTTTCAGTAgagatttttcaaaagaaagatGCACTACACAAACTGAAAAGGCCAAGTTGTATGGATAAAATCTATCCCAAGATATTACTGAATGTGTGATGTTACAAACGAATCTCTTCCCTATTCGTAAGGGAAGGATTGAGGTTCAGAAATggtaaataaagaaaaagaaaaatgcaaATGCTTCTTACAAAAACTCTTTCCAAAATACACTGGCACAACGAGCATCCGGCCATGCTGTTTAGATCGATGCCACAAGCCAAAACATGATGTACGAAGACAAGGCAAGAAGAAACCACGACGCA
Coding sequences within:
- the LOC121773573 gene encoding mannose-1-phosphate guanylyltransferase 1-like; the encoded protein is MKALILVGGFGTRLRPLTLSVPKPLVDFANKPMILHQIEALKSIGVTEVVLAINYQPEVMLNFLKDFEAKLEIKITCSQETEPLGTAGPLALARDKLIDESGEPFFVLNSDVISEYPLIEMIEFHKSHGGEASIMVTKVDEPSKYGVVVTEESTGKVERFVEKPKLFVGNKINAGIYLLNPSVLDRIQLRPTSIEKEIFPKIAAEGKLYAMVLLGFWMDIGQPKDYITGLRLYLDSLRKKASPKLATGTNIIGNVLVDESAKIGEGCLIGPDVAIGPGCVVESGVRLSCCTVMRGVRIKKHACISSSIIGWHSTVGQWARVENMTILGEDVHVCDEIYSNGGVVLPHKEIKSSILKPEIVM